Proteins from a single region of Salmo salar unplaced genomic scaffold, Ssal_v3.1, whole genome shotgun sequence:
- the LOC106595399 gene encoding N-acetyllactosaminide beta-1,3-N-acetylglucosaminyltransferase 2-like has product MPSREYNYHLDTNNTNNKNYLRFSFPTLSAGFSEIGNLTSQMEDFLELPLQMQMFVRSMHFRDYPVLIEPAKLCGRGLRKGQGPLLVLAIKTKDLNFENRQAIRQTWGRAGWVAGATGNGGVVRRVFLLGKNHAEPRVEVSKLLQLESRQYRDILQWDFHDSFFNLTLKDVLLWDWLSTRCSMARFVFKGDDDVLLRTPALLDYLREQTILSGGPGSEVMKGFMVGDVIEAASPNRVNSTKYFIPASFYNGLYPPYGGGGGVVYSGELALRLNRISRRVHLYPIDDVYVGMCLHRLGVHPIHHPAFLTFDFPKKEGEERCAYHTILLVHKRSPAQVMKLWSEIMRNQTECNSTILRTEKENKNTLLIDPFSVKDNEGQELLTDPWGSSENSAL; this is encoded by the coding sequence ATGCCCAGCAGAGAGTACAATTACCATCTTGATaccaataataccaataataaaaACTATTTGCGGTTTTCCTTCCCCACCTTGAGTGCAGGGTTCTCTGAGATTGGGAACTTGACGTCTCAAATGGAGGATTTCCTGGAGCTGCCCCTGCAGATGCAGATGTTTGTGCGCTCCATGCACTTCAGGGACTACCCTGTCCTCATTGAGCCTGCTAAACTGTGTGGGCGTGGGCTAAGGAAGGGACAGGGGCCTCTCCTAGTGCTGGCCATCAAGACCAAGGATCTGAACTTTGAGAACCGTCAAGCCATCCGGCAGACCTGGGGCCGGGCGGGGTGGGTGGCAGGGGCGACAGGGAACGGTGGTGTGGTGCGAAGggtcttcctcctggggaagaaCCACGCAGAGCCCCGGGTGGAGGTCAGCAAGCTGCTGCAGCTGGAGAGCCGCCAGTACAGGGACATCCTCCAGTGGGACTTCCACGACTCCTTCTTTAACCTCACCCTGAAGGATGTGCTGCTGTGGGATTGGCTCTCCACCCGCTGCTCCATGGCACGCTTTGTCTTTAAAGGGGATGACGACGTCCTGTTGCGGACCCCTGCTCTCTTAGACTACCTCCGGGAGCAGACGATCCTATCAGGAGGGCCTGGGTCAGAGGTTATGAAGGGATTCATGGTAGGGGATGTGATAGAAGCAGCCAGCCCCAACAGAGTCAACTCTACCAAGTACTTTATTCCTGCTAGTTTCTATAATGGTCTGTACCCTCCGTAcgggggtgggggaggggtggtGTACTCAGGGGAGCTGGCCCTGAGGCTCAACCGTATCTCCCGGAGAGTTCACCTGTACCCCATTGATGATGTCTACGTGGGCATGTGCCTCCACAGGCTCGGGGTCCACCCCATCCACCACCCCGCCTTCCTCACCTTCGACTTCCCcaagaaagagggggaagagcGGTGTGCGTACCACACTATCTTACTGGTACACAAACGCAGCCCTGCTcaggtgatgaagctgtggtCGGAGATAATGAGGAACCAGACAGAGTGTAACAGCACCATCCTGAGAACTGAGAAGGAGAACAAGAATACACTTCTGATAGATCCATTTAGTGTGAAAGACAACGAGGGACAGGAACTTCTGACGGATCCATGGGGTAGTTCTGAAAATTCAGCTCTATAG